The following are encoded in a window of Rosa chinensis cultivar Old Blush chromosome 4, RchiOBHm-V2, whole genome shotgun sequence genomic DNA:
- the LOC112199595 gene encoding acyltransferase Pun1: MTYSNLTVILAVQVSFFDCGGMAIAICMSHKVADTSTLINFINDWAAITRDHKADQYVSPEFIAATVFPQAEIPLLPQSVIEKGDYVSKRFVFAAPKVAALKAMVCDKVQNPSKVEVVTAFIHKCAISALKSNSGSLLNPSTLLIQTVNLRGRMVPPLPKSSVGSMVWFYAVPTAEDESVIELHDLVTQMKERMAHFCVTYAEKFGKEWPLIFMECMKDSRKLFQKQNLVVYRCSSWCRIPVYEAEFGWGKPIWVTIASCVMKNSIFLIDTRNGEGIEAYVNLEKQHMDVFERDAELLAFASLNPSANIDYNT; encoded by the coding sequence ATGACGTACTCCAATTTAACTGTCATCTTGGCTGTTCAAGTAAGCTTCTTCGACTGTGGTGGAATGGCAATTGCTATCTGTATGTCACACAAAGTAGCTGACACTTCCACCCTGATCAACTTCATCAACGACTGGGCAGCCATAACCCGTGATCACAAAGCTGATCAATATGTGTCTCCTGAGTTTATTGCAGCAACTGTATTCCCCCAAGCTGAGATTCCACTGCTACCGCAATCTGTGATTGAGAAAGGGGATTATGTTTCCAAGAGATTCGTGTTTGCTGCCCCGAAAGTTGCTGCCCTCAAAGCCATGGTGTGTGACAAAGTGCAAAACCCCTCAAAAGTTGAAGTTGTGACTGCTTTTATTCATAAATGTGCCATATCTGCATTGAAATCCAATTCTGGGTCCTTGTTGAATCCTAGTACCCTTTTGATCCAAACGGTGAATTTGCGTGGTAGAATGGTTCCTCCATTGCCGAAAAGCTCAGTAGGTAGCATGGTTTGGTTCTATGCAGTGCCCACAGCGGAGGATGAGAGTGTGATAGAGTTGCATGACCTGGTGACTCAAATGAAGGAGAGGATGGCCCATTTCTGTGTTACATATGCCGAGAAATTTGGAAAAGAATGGCCTTTGATATTTATGGAGTGTATGAAAGATTCAAGGAAACTgtttcaaaaacaaaacctgGTTGTGTATAGATGTAGCAGTTGGTGTAGAATCCCAGTTTATGAAGCAGAATTTGGTTGGGGAAAGCCAATTTGGGTCACTATTGCTAGCTGTGTGATGAAAAATAGTATCTTTCTGATTGATACTAGGAATGGAGAAGGGATTGAAGCATATGTGAATTTGGAAAAGCAACACATGGATGTGTTTGAGCGGGATGCAGAGCTTCTTGCATTTGCTTCTCTGAATCCAAGTGCTAATATAGACTACAATACGTGA